From one Bos indicus x Bos taurus breed Angus x Brahman F1 hybrid chromosome 7, Bos_hybrid_MaternalHap_v2.0, whole genome shotgun sequence genomic stretch:
- the DOCK6 gene encoding dedicator of cytokinesis protein 6 isoform X5 — translation MAAAERRAFAHKINRTVAAEVRKQVSRERSGSPHSSRRCSSSLGVPLTEVVEPLDFEDVLLSRPPDVEPGPLRDLVEFPADDLELLLQPRECRTTEPGIPEDGKMDAQVRAAVEMYTEDWIIAHRRYQHLSAAYNPITTETQRERQKGLTRQVFEQDTSGDERSSPEDSDDPRHSSGSLDDTPRSSGASGIFDLRNLAADSLLPSLLERVAPEDVDRRNEALRRQHRPRALLALYPAPDEDEAVERCNRPEPPREHFGQRILVKCLSLKFEIEIEPIFGILALYDVREKKKISENFYFDLNSDSMKGLLRAHVTHPAISTLARSAIFSVTYPSPDIFLVIKLEKVLQQGDISECCEPYMVMKEVDTAKNKEKLEKLRLAAEQFCTRLGRYRMPFAWTAVHLANIVSSAGQPDRDSDSEGERRPTWTDRRRRGPQDRMSSGDDACSFSGFRPATLTVTNFFKQEAERLSDEDLFKFLADMRRPTSLLRRLRPVTAQLKIDISPAPENPHFCLSPELLHVKPYPDPRGRPTKEILEFPAREVYAPHTSYRSLLFVYPHSLNFSSRQGSVRNLTVRVQYMAGEDPSQALPVIFGKSSCSEFTREAFTPVVYHNKSPEFYEEFKLRLPACVTENHHLLFTFYHVSCQPRPGTALETPVGFTWIPLLQHGRLRTGPFCLPVSVDQPPPSYSVLTPDVALPGMRWVDGHKGVFSVELTAVSSVHPQDPHLDKFFTLVHVLEEGAFPFRLKDAVLSEGTVEQELRASLAALRLASPEPLVAFSHHVLDKLVRLVVRPPVIGGQIVNLGRGAFEAMAHVVSLVHRSLEGAQDTRGHCPVLAAYVYYAFRLPGTEPSLAGGAPPLTVQPATLARGPGRPASLYLARSKSISSSNPDLAVAPGSVDDEVSRILASKGIDRSHSWVNAAYAPGGSKAVLRRAPPYCGADPRQAIDRSSSRTSSCLESSSSSLPTTQPRPTMQKLLHEELALQWVVSGSAVREAVLQHAWFFFQLMVKSMTLHLLLGQKLDTPRKLRFPGRFLDDIAALVGSVGLEVITRVHKDMELAERLNASLAFFLSDLLSLVDRGFVFSLVRAQYKQVATRLQSAPNPAVLLTLRMDFTRILCSHEHYVTLNLPCCPLSPPASPSPSVSSTASQSSTFSSQAPDPKVISMFELSGPFRQQHFLAGLLLTELALAMEPEAEGASLLHKKAICAVHSLLCGHDADPRYAEATVKARVAELYLPLLSLARDTLPRLHDFAEGPGQRSRLASLLDSDTEGEGDVGGTINPSVAMAIAGGPLAPGSRASISQGPVTAARSGYALSAESSRTLLVCVLWVLKNAEPALLQRWAADLTLPQLGRVLDLLYLCLAAFEYKGKKAFERINSLTFKKSLDMKARLEEAILGTIGARQEMVRRSRERSPFGNQENVRWRKSVTHWRQTSDRVDKTKDEMEHEALVDGNLATEASLVVLDTLEIIVQTVMLSEARESILGAVLKVVLYSLGSAQSALFLQHGLATQRALVSKFPELLFEEDTELCADLCLRLLRHCGSRISTIRTHASASLYLLMRQNFEIGNNFARVKMQVTMSLSSLVGTTQNFSEEHLRRSLKTILTYAEEDVGLRDSTFAEQVQDLMFNLHMILTDTVKMKEHQEDPEMLIDLMYRIARGYQGSPDLRLTWLQNMAGKHAELGNHAEAAQCMVHAAALVAEYLALLEDSRHLPVGCVSFQNISSNVLEESAISDDILSPDEEGFCSGKHFTEMGLVGLLEQAAVYFTMGGLYEAVNEVYKTLIPILEAHRDYKKLAAVHGKLQEAFTKIMHQSSGWEVPLPAPDLQGSL, via the exons ATACCAGCACCTGAGTGCGGCGTACAACCCCATCACCACGGAGACTCAACGGGAGAGGCAGAAGGGGCTTACCCGCCAGGTCTTTGAGCAGGACACTTCTGGGGATGAGAGGTCCAGCCCCGAGGACTCG GATGACCCCCGACACTCCTCAGGCTCCCTGGATGACACCCCACGAAGCAGTGGTGCCTCTGGCATCTTCGACCTGAGGAACTTGgcggcagattctttgctaccctCACTCCTGGAGCGCGTGGCCCCAGAGGACGTGGACCGGCGTAATGAGGCATTGCGGCGGCAGCACCGGCCCCGAGCCCTGCTCGCGCTCTACCCCGCACCCGACGAG GATGAGGCTGTGGAACGTTGCAACCGCCCAGAGCCACCGCGAGAGCACttcggacagaggatcctggtcaAGTGTCTGTCGCTTAA GTTCGAGATTGAAATCGAGCCCATCTTTGGCATCTTGGCCCTATACGACGTACGAGAGAAAAAGAAG ATCTCAGAGAACTTCTACTTTGACCTGAACTCGGACTCCATGAAGGGGCTACTGCGGGCCCACGTCACCCATCCTGCCATCTCGACCCTGGCCCgctctgccatcttctctgtgACCTACCCTTCGCCTGACATCTTCTTGGTCATCAAG CTGGAGAAGGTGCTGCAGCAAGGAGACATTAGCGAGTGCTGCGAGCCCTACATGGTGATGAAGGAGGTGGACACAGCCAAG AACAAAGAGAAGCTGGAGAAGCTACGCCTGGCGGCTGAGCAGTTCTGCACCCGTCTGGGCCGCTATCGCATGCCCTTCGCCTGGACGGCCGTGCACCTGGCCAACATCGTGAGCAGCGCCGGGCAGCCAGACCGAGACTCAGACTCAGAGGGCG AGCGCCGACCCACCTGGACCGACCGCCGCCGTCGGGGACCCCAGGACCGGATGAGTAGTGGGGACGACGCTTGCAGCTTCTCTGGCTTCCGCCCAGCCACACTAACCGTCACCAACTTCTTTAAGCAG GAGGCTGAGCGGCTCAGTGACGAGGACCTCTTTAAGTTCCTGGCTGACATGCGGCGCCCGACATCCCTGTTGCGACGCCTGCGTCCCGTGACCG CCCAGCTCAAGATCGACATTTCCCCGGCCCCCGAGAACCCCCACTTCTGCCTCTCCCCGGAGCTGCTTCATGTCAAGCCCTACCCAGACCCCAGAGGCCGGCCCACCAAGGAGATCCTGGAGTTCCCCGCCCGTGAGGTCTATGCCCCCCACACCAGCTACAG GAGCCTGCTGTTCGTGTACCCACACAGCCTCAACTTCAGCAGCCGCCAGGGCTCCGTGCGCAACCTCACTGTGCGAGTGCAGTACATGGCAGGCGAGGACCCCAGCCAGGCCCTGCCG GTCATCTTTGGCAAGTCCAGCTGCAGTGAATTTACCCGTGAAGCCTTCACACCGGTGGTCTATCATAACAA GTCTCCCGAGTTCTACGAGGAGTTCAAGCTGCGTCTTCCCGCCTGCGTGACTGAGAACCACCATCTGCTCTTCACCTTCTACCACGTCAGCTGCCAGCCCCGGCCTGGCACAGCCCTGGAGACTCCTGTGGGCTTTACT TGGATCCCACTGCTGCAGCACGGCCGGCTGAGGACAGGCCCCTTCTGCCTCCCTGTGTCGGTAGACCAGCCCCCGCCCAGCTACTCCGTACTCACACCGGAT GTGGCGCTGCCGGGCATGCGCTGGGTGGATGGTCACAAAGGCGTGTTCAGCGTGGAGCTCACAGCTGTGTCCTCTGTGCATCCCCAG GACCCCCACCTGGACAAGTTCTTCACCCTGGTGCAcgtcctggaggagggggccttTCCGTTCCGGCTGAAGGACGCAGTGCTGAGTGAGGGCACCGTGGAGCAGGAGCTGCGGGCCAGCCTGGCGGCCTTACGGCTCGCCAGCCCCGAGCCCCTCGTCGCCTTCTCCCACCATGTACTGGACAAGCTCGTTCGTCTGGTTGTGCGACCCCCGGTCATTGGTGGCCAGATTG TGAACCTGGGTCGTGGCGCCTTTGAAGCAATGGCCCACGTGGTCAGCCTCGTCCACCGGAGCCTAGAGGGTGCCCAGGACACCCGTGGTCACTGCCCGGTGCTGGCTGCATATGTCTACTACGCCTTTCgactgcctggcacagagcccaGCCTCGCGGGTG GGGCACCTCCATTGACGGTGCAGCCTGCCACGCTGGCCCGTGGCCCTGGCCGCCCCGCCAGCCTCTACCTGGCACGCTCTAAGAGtatcagcagcagcaaccccgACCTGGCCGTGGCCCCTGGCTCTGTGGATGACGAGGTCTCCCGCATCCTGGCCAGCAAG GGTATCGACCGCTCACACTCTTGGGTGAATGCTGCTTATGCTCCAGGAGGCAGCAAGGCTGTGCTGCGACGGGCCCCCCCTTATTGCGGGGCCGACCCCAGACAG GCCATCGACCGCAGCTCTAGCCGAACCTCTTCCTGCCTCGAGAGCTCCTCCTCATCCCTGCCCACCACCCAGCCGAGACCCACTATGCAGAAG ctgctGCATGAGGAGCTGGCCCTGCAGTGGGTGGTCAGCGGCAGTGCTGTGCGCGAAGCCGTCCTGCAGCACGCCTGGTTCTTCTTCCAGCTCATG GTGAAAAGCATGACGCTGCATCTGCTCCTGGGTCAGAAGCTGGACACACCCCGCAAACTTCGCTTCCCTGGACGCTTCCTGGACGACATCGCAGCCCTGGTGGGCTCTGTAGGCCTGGAGGTTATCACCCGTGTCCACAAG GACATGGAGCTGGCCGAGCGCCTCAACGCCAGCCTGGCCTTCTTCCTCAGCGACCTGCTGTCCCTGGTGGACCGCGGCTTCGTCTTCAGCCTGGTCCGGGCTCAGTACAAGCAG GTGGCCACGCGGCTGCAGTCGGCCCCCAACCCGGCAGTGCTGCTGACGCTGCGCATGGACTTCACGCGCATCCTGTGCAGCCATGAGCACTACGTGACCCTCAACCTCCCCTGCTGCCCTCTGTCGCCCCCGGCCTCGCCCTCACCCTCTGTGTCCTCCACTGCCTCCCAG AGCTCCACCTTCTCCAGCCAGGCCCCAGACCCCAAGGTGATCAGCATGTTCGAGCTGAGCGGGCCTTTCCGGCAGCAGCATTTCCTAGCCGGGCTCCTGCTGACGGAACTGGCCTTAGCCATGGAACCTGAGGCCGAGGG GGCGTCCCTGCTGCACAAGAAGGCCATCTGTGCTGTCCACAGCCTGCTCTGCGGCCATGACGCCGACCCCCGCTATGCTGAGGCCACCGTGAAGGCCCGGGTGGCCGAGCTATACCTGCCACTGCTGTCACTCGCCCGGGACACGCTGCCACGGCTGCATGACTTTGCTG AGGGCCCAGGTCAGCGCTCAAGACTGGCCTCTCTGCTCGACTCAGACACAGAAGGTGAAGGGGACGTGGGAGGCACCATCAACCCCTCAGTGGCCATGGCCATTGCGGGTGGCCCCTTGGCCCCTGGCTCCCGAGCCAGTATCTCCCAGGGCCCAGTGACG GCTGCTCGCTCAGGCTATGCCCTCTCTGCTGAGTCCAGTCGGACCTTGCTGGTGTGTGTGCTATGGGTCCTGAAGAACGCTGAGCCGGCCCTGCTGCAGCGCTGGGCTGCGGACCTGACGCTCCCTCAGCTGGGTCGTGTCTTGGACTTGCTGTACCTCTGCCTGGCTGCCTTCGAGTACAAG GGGAAGAAGGCCTTTGAACGCATCAACAGCCTCACATTCAAGAAATCACTGGACATGAAGGCCCGACTGGAGGAAGCTATTTTGGGCACCATTGGAGCCCGACAGGAGATGGTGCGACGGAGCCGTG AGAGGAGCCCATTTGGGAACCAGGAGAACGTTCGCTGGCGGAAGAGCGTCACACACTGGAGACAAACCTCGGACCGTGTGGACAA gacCAAGGATGAAATGGAACACGAGGCCTTGGTAGACGGGAACCTGGCAACCGAGGCAAGCCTGGTGGTCCTGGATACACTGGAGATCATCGTGCAG ACGGTGATGCTGTCAGAGGCCCGGGAGAGCATCCTAGGCGCGGTACTGAAGGTCGTGTTATACAGCCTGGGCAGTGCCCAGAGTGCCCTCTTCCTGCAGCACGGCCTGGCCACACAGCGGGCTCTGGTATCCAAG TTCCCAGAGCTGCTATTTGAGGAGGACACGGAGCTGTGTGCCGACCTCTGCTTGAGGCTCCTGCGCCACTGCGGCAGCCGCATCAGCACCATCCGCACCCATGCCAGCGCCTCCCTCTACCTCCTCATGCGCCAGAACTTCGAGATTGGCAAC AATTTCGCCCGTGTGAAGATGCAAGTGACGATGTCGCTGTCGTCCCTGGTGGGAACAACACAGAACTTCAGTGAAGAGCACCTGCGCCGTTCACTCAAGACCATCCTCACCTATGCCGAGGAGGACGTGGGGCTGCGGGACAGCACCTTTGCTGAGCAG GTCCAGGACCTGATGTTCAACCTGCACATGATCCTGACTGACACGGTGAAGATGAAGGAGCATCAGGAAGACCCGGAGATGCTTATTGACCTCATGTACAG GATTGCCCGGGGCTACCAGGGCTCCCCAGACCTGCGGCTGACGTGGCTGCAGAACATGGCGGGGAAGCACGCGGAGCTGGGCAACCACGCGGAGGCCGCGCAGTGCATGGTGCACGCGGCCGCGCTGGTGGCCGAGTACCTCGCGCTGTTGGAGGACAGCCGCCACCTGCCTGTGGGCTGCGTTTCCTTCCAG AATATCTCATCCAACGTGCTGGAGGAGTCCGCCATCTCCGACGACATCCTCTCACCCGACGAGGAGGGCTTCTGTTCCGGGAAGCACTTCACAGAGATGGGGCTGGTGGGGCTGCTGGAGCAGGCGGCCGTCTACTTCACCATG GGCGGGCTCTACGAGGCCGTGAACGAGGTCTACAAGACCCTCATTCCCATCCTGGAAGCCCACCGCGACTACAAGAAGCTAGCTGCCGTGCACGGCAAACTGCAGGAGGCCTTCACCAAGATCATGCACCAG AGTTCCGGCTGGGAG gtccccctccctgccccagatcTCCAGGGCAGCTTGTGA
- the DOCK6 gene encoding dedicator of cytokinesis protein 6 isoform X4, with protein MAAAERRAFAHKINRTVAAEVRKQVSRERSGSPHSSRRCSSSLGVPLTEVVEPLDFEDVLLSRPPDVEPGPLRDLVEFPADDLELLLQPRECRTTEPGIPEDGKMDAQVRAAVEMYTEDWIIAHRRYQHLSAAYNPITTETQRERQKGLTRQVFEQDTSGDERSSPEDSDDPRHSSGSLDDTPRSSGASGIFDLRNLAADSLLPSLLERVAPEDVDRRNEALRRQHRPRALLALYPAPDEDEAVERCNRPEPPREHFGQRILVKCLSLKFEIEIEPIFGILALYDVREKKKISENFYFDLNSDSMKGLLRAHVTHPAISTLARSAIFSVTYPSPDIFLVIKLEKVLQQGDISECCEPYMVMKEVDTAKNKEKLEKLRLAAEQFCTRLGRYRMPFAWTAVHLANIVSSAGQPDRDSDSEGERRPTWTDRRRRGPQDRMSSGDDACSFSGFRPATLTVTNFFKQEAERLSDEDLFKFLADMRRPTSLLRRLRPVTAQLKIDISPAPENPHFCLSPELLHVKPYPDPRGRPTKEILEFPAREVYAPHTSYRSLLFVYPHSLNFSSRQGSVRNLTVRVQYMAGEDPSQALPVIFGKSSCSEFTREAFTPVVYHNKSPEFYEEFKLRLPACVTENHHLLFTFYHVSCQPRPGTALETPVGFTWIPLLQHGRLRTGPFCLPVSVDQPPPSYSVLTPDVALPGMRWVDGHKGVFSVELTAVSSVHPQDPHLDKFFTLVHVLEEGAFPFRLKDAVLSEGTVEQELRASLAALRLASPEPLVAFSHHVLDKLVRLVVRPPVIGGQIVNLGRGAFEAMAHVVSLVHRSLEGAQDTRGHCPVLAAYVYYAFRLPGTEPSLAGGAPPLTVQPATLARGPGRPASLYLARSKSISSSNPDLAVAPGSVDDEVSRILASKLLHEELALQWVVSGSAVREAVLQHAWFFFQLMVKSMTLHLLLGQKLDTPRKLRFPGRFLDDIAALVGSVGLEVITRVHKDMELAERLNASLAFFLSDLLSLVDRGFVFSLVRAQYKQVATRLQSAPNPAVLLTLRMDFTRILCSHEHYVTLNLPCCPLSPPASPSPSVSSTASQSSTFSSQAPDPKVISMFELSGPFRQQHFLAGLLLTELALAMEPEAEGASLLHKKAICAVHSLLCGHDADPRYAEATVKARVAELYLPLLSLARDTLPRLHDFAEGPGQRSRLASLLDSDTEGEGDVGGTINPSVAMAIAGGPLAPGSRASISQGPVTAARSGYALSAESSRTLLVCVLWVLKNAEPALLQRWAADLTLPQLGRVLDLLYLCLAAFEYKGKKAFERINSLTFKKSLDMKARLEEAILGTIGARQEMVRRSRERSPFGNQENVRWRKSVTHWRQTSDRVDKTKDEMEHEALVDGNLATEASLVVLDTLEIIVQTVMLSEARESILGAVLKVVLYSLGSAQSALFLQHGLATQRALVSKFPELLFEEDTELCADLCLRLLRHCGSRISTIRTHASASLYLLMRQNFEIGNNFARVKMQVTMSLSSLVGTTQNFSEEHLRRSLKTILTYAEEDVGLRDSTFAEQVQDLMFNLHMILTDTVKMKEHQEDPEMLIDLMYRIARGYQGSPDLRLTWLQNMAGKHAELGNHAEAAQCMVHAAALVAEYLALLEDSRHLPVGCVSFQNISSNVLEESAISDDILSPDEEGFCSGKHFTEMGLVGLLEQAAVYFTMGGLYEAVNEVYKTLIPILEAHRDYKKLAAVHGKLQEAFTKIMHQSSGWERVFGTYFRVGFYGARFGDLDEQEFVYKEPSITKLAEISHRLEEFYTERFGEDVVEIIKDSNPVDKTKLDPQKAYIQITYVEPHFDTYELKDRVTYFDRNYGLRTFLFCTPFTPDGRAHGELPEQHKRKTLLSTAHAFPYIKTRIRVCHREETVLTPVEVAIEDMQKKTRELAFATEQDPPDAKMLQMVLQGSVGPTVNQGPLEVAQVFLAEIPEDPKLFRHHNKLRLCFKDFCKKCEDALRKNKALIGPDQKEYHRELERNYSRLREALQPLLTQRLPQLLAPNTAGLRNSLNRASFRKTDL; from the exons ATACCAGCACCTGAGTGCGGCGTACAACCCCATCACCACGGAGACTCAACGGGAGAGGCAGAAGGGGCTTACCCGCCAGGTCTTTGAGCAGGACACTTCTGGGGATGAGAGGTCCAGCCCCGAGGACTCG GATGACCCCCGACACTCCTCAGGCTCCCTGGATGACACCCCACGAAGCAGTGGTGCCTCTGGCATCTTCGACCTGAGGAACTTGgcggcagattctttgctaccctCACTCCTGGAGCGCGTGGCCCCAGAGGACGTGGACCGGCGTAATGAGGCATTGCGGCGGCAGCACCGGCCCCGAGCCCTGCTCGCGCTCTACCCCGCACCCGACGAG GATGAGGCTGTGGAACGTTGCAACCGCCCAGAGCCACCGCGAGAGCACttcggacagaggatcctggtcaAGTGTCTGTCGCTTAA GTTCGAGATTGAAATCGAGCCCATCTTTGGCATCTTGGCCCTATACGACGTACGAGAGAAAAAGAAG ATCTCAGAGAACTTCTACTTTGACCTGAACTCGGACTCCATGAAGGGGCTACTGCGGGCCCACGTCACCCATCCTGCCATCTCGACCCTGGCCCgctctgccatcttctctgtgACCTACCCTTCGCCTGACATCTTCTTGGTCATCAAG CTGGAGAAGGTGCTGCAGCAAGGAGACATTAGCGAGTGCTGCGAGCCCTACATGGTGATGAAGGAGGTGGACACAGCCAAG AACAAAGAGAAGCTGGAGAAGCTACGCCTGGCGGCTGAGCAGTTCTGCACCCGTCTGGGCCGCTATCGCATGCCCTTCGCCTGGACGGCCGTGCACCTGGCCAACATCGTGAGCAGCGCCGGGCAGCCAGACCGAGACTCAGACTCAGAGGGCG AGCGCCGACCCACCTGGACCGACCGCCGCCGTCGGGGACCCCAGGACCGGATGAGTAGTGGGGACGACGCTTGCAGCTTCTCTGGCTTCCGCCCAGCCACACTAACCGTCACCAACTTCTTTAAGCAG GAGGCTGAGCGGCTCAGTGACGAGGACCTCTTTAAGTTCCTGGCTGACATGCGGCGCCCGACATCCCTGTTGCGACGCCTGCGTCCCGTGACCG CCCAGCTCAAGATCGACATTTCCCCGGCCCCCGAGAACCCCCACTTCTGCCTCTCCCCGGAGCTGCTTCATGTCAAGCCCTACCCAGACCCCAGAGGCCGGCCCACCAAGGAGATCCTGGAGTTCCCCGCCCGTGAGGTCTATGCCCCCCACACCAGCTACAG GAGCCTGCTGTTCGTGTACCCACACAGCCTCAACTTCAGCAGCCGCCAGGGCTCCGTGCGCAACCTCACTGTGCGAGTGCAGTACATGGCAGGCGAGGACCCCAGCCAGGCCCTGCCG GTCATCTTTGGCAAGTCCAGCTGCAGTGAATTTACCCGTGAAGCCTTCACACCGGTGGTCTATCATAACAA GTCTCCCGAGTTCTACGAGGAGTTCAAGCTGCGTCTTCCCGCCTGCGTGACTGAGAACCACCATCTGCTCTTCACCTTCTACCACGTCAGCTGCCAGCCCCGGCCTGGCACAGCCCTGGAGACTCCTGTGGGCTTTACT TGGATCCCACTGCTGCAGCACGGCCGGCTGAGGACAGGCCCCTTCTGCCTCCCTGTGTCGGTAGACCAGCCCCCGCCCAGCTACTCCGTACTCACACCGGAT GTGGCGCTGCCGGGCATGCGCTGGGTGGATGGTCACAAAGGCGTGTTCAGCGTGGAGCTCACAGCTGTGTCCTCTGTGCATCCCCAG GACCCCCACCTGGACAAGTTCTTCACCCTGGTGCAcgtcctggaggagggggccttTCCGTTCCGGCTGAAGGACGCAGTGCTGAGTGAGGGCACCGTGGAGCAGGAGCTGCGGGCCAGCCTGGCGGCCTTACGGCTCGCCAGCCCCGAGCCCCTCGTCGCCTTCTCCCACCATGTACTGGACAAGCTCGTTCGTCTGGTTGTGCGACCCCCGGTCATTGGTGGCCAGATTG TGAACCTGGGTCGTGGCGCCTTTGAAGCAATGGCCCACGTGGTCAGCCTCGTCCACCGGAGCCTAGAGGGTGCCCAGGACACCCGTGGTCACTGCCCGGTGCTGGCTGCATATGTCTACTACGCCTTTCgactgcctggcacagagcccaGCCTCGCGGGTG GGGCACCTCCATTGACGGTGCAGCCTGCCACGCTGGCCCGTGGCCCTGGCCGCCCCGCCAGCCTCTACCTGGCACGCTCTAAGAGtatcagcagcagcaaccccgACCTGGCCGTGGCCCCTGGCTCTGTGGATGACGAGGTCTCCCGCATCCTGGCCAGCAAG ctgctGCATGAGGAGCTGGCCCTGCAGTGGGTGGTCAGCGGCAGTGCTGTGCGCGAAGCCGTCCTGCAGCACGCCTGGTTCTTCTTCCAGCTCATG GTGAAAAGCATGACGCTGCATCTGCTCCTGGGTCAGAAGCTGGACACACCCCGCAAACTTCGCTTCCCTGGACGCTTCCTGGACGACATCGCAGCCCTGGTGGGCTCTGTAGGCCTGGAGGTTATCACCCGTGTCCACAAG GACATGGAGCTGGCCGAGCGCCTCAACGCCAGCCTGGCCTTCTTCCTCAGCGACCTGCTGTCCCTGGTGGACCGCGGCTTCGTCTTCAGCCTGGTCCGGGCTCAGTACAAGCAG GTGGCCACGCGGCTGCAGTCGGCCCCCAACCCGGCAGTGCTGCTGACGCTGCGCATGGACTTCACGCGCATCCTGTGCAGCCATGAGCACTACGTGACCCTCAACCTCCCCTGCTGCCCTCTGTCGCCCCCGGCCTCGCCCTCACCCTCTGTGTCCTCCACTGCCTCCCAG AGCTCCACCTTCTCCAGCCAGGCCCCAGACCCCAAGGTGATCAGCATGTTCGAGCTGAGCGGGCCTTTCCGGCAGCAGCATTTCCTAGCCGGGCTCCTGCTGACGGAACTGGCCTTAGCCATGGAACCTGAGGCCGAGGG GGCGTCCCTGCTGCACAAGAAGGCCATCTGTGCTGTCCACAGCCTGCTCTGCGGCCATGACGCCGACCCCCGCTATGCTGAGGCCACCGTGAAGGCCCGGGTGGCCGAGCTATACCTGCCACTGCTGTCACTCGCCCGGGACACGCTGCCACGGCTGCATGACTTTGCTG AGGGCCCAGGTCAGCGCTCAAGACTGGCCTCTCTGCTCGACTCAGACACAGAAGGTGAAGGGGACGTGGGAGGCACCATCAACCCCTCAGTGGCCATGGCCATTGCGGGTGGCCCCTTGGCCCCTGGCTCCCGAGCCAGTATCTCCCAGGGCCCAGTGACG GCTGCTCGCTCAGGCTATGCCCTCTCTGCTGAGTCCAGTCGGACCTTGCTGGTGTGTGTGCTATGGGTCCTGAAGAACGCTGAGCCGGCCCTGCTGCAGCGCTGGGCTGCGGACCTGACGCTCCCTCAGCTGGGTCGTGTCTTGGACTTGCTGTACCTCTGCCTGGCTGCCTTCGAGTACAAG GGGAAGAAGGCCTTTGAACGCATCAACAGCCTCACATTCAAGAAATCACTGGACATGAAGGCCCGACTGGAGGAAGCTATTTTGGGCACCATTGGAGCCCGACAGGAGATGGTGCGACGGAGCCGTG AGAGGAGCCCATTTGGGAACCAGGAGAACGTTCGCTGGCGGAAGAGCGTCACACACTGGAGACAAACCTCGGACCGTGTGGACAA gacCAAGGATGAAATGGAACACGAGGCCTTGGTAGACGGGAACCTGGCAACCGAGGCAAGCCTGGTGGTCCTGGATACACTGGAGATCATCGTGCAG ACGGTGATGCTGTCAGAGGCCCGGGAGAGCATCCTAGGCGCGGTACTGAAGGTCGTGTTATACAGCCTGGGCAGTGCCCAGAGTGCCCTCTTCCTGCAGCACGGCCTGGCCACACAGCGGGCTCTGGTATCCAAG TTCCCAGAGCTGCTATTTGAGGAGGACACGGAGCTGTGTGCCGACCTCTGCTTGAGGCTCCTGCGCCACTGCGGCAGCCGCATCAGCACCATCCGCACCCATGCCAGCGCCTCCCTCTACCTCCTCATGCGCCAGAACTTCGAGATTGGCAAC AATTTCGCCCGTGTGAAGATGCAAGTGACGATGTCGCTGTCGTCCCTGGTGGGAACAACACAGAACTTCAGTGAAGAGCACCTGCGCCGTTCACTCAAGACCATCCTCACCTATGCCGAGGAGGACGTGGGGCTGCGGGACAGCACCTTTGCTGAGCAG GTCCAGGACCTGATGTTCAACCTGCACATGATCCTGACTGACACGGTGAAGATGAAGGAGCATCAGGAAGACCCGGAGATGCTTATTGACCTCATGTACAG GATTGCCCGGGGCTACCAGGGCTCCCCAGACCTGCGGCTGACGTGGCTGCAGAACATGGCGGGGAAGCACGCGGAGCTGGGCAACCACGCGGAGGCCGCGCAGTGCATGGTGCACGCGGCCGCGCTGGTGGCCGAGTACCTCGCGCTGTTGGAGGACAGCCGCCACCTGCCTGTGGGCTGCGTTTCCTTCCAG AATATCTCATCCAACGTGCTGGAGGAGTCCGCCATCTCCGACGACATCCTCTCACCCGACGAGGAGGGCTTCTGTTCCGGGAAGCACTTCACAGAGATGGGGCTGGTGGGGCTGCTGGAGCAGGCGGCCGTCTACTTCACCATG GGCGGGCTCTACGAGGCCGTGAACGAGGTCTACAAGACCCTCATTCCCATCCTGGAAGCCCACCGCGACTACAAGAAGCTAGCTGCCGTGCACGGCAAACTGCAGGAGGCCTTCACCAAGATCATGCACCAG AGTTCCGGCTGGGAG CGCGTGTTTGGAACATATTTCCGTGTGGGCTTCTACGGCGCCCGCTTTGGTGACCTGGATGAACAGGAGTTCGTATACAAGGAGCCATCCATCACGAAGCTGGCTGAGATCTCACACCGGCTGGAG GAGTTCTACACGGAGAGGTTCGGGGAGGATGTAGTCGAGATCATCAAAGATTCTAACCCTGTGGACAAGACCAAGCTGGACCCGCAGAAG GCCTACATCCAGATCACATACGTGGAGCCACACTTTGACACCTATGAGCTCAAGGACCGGGTGACCTACTTCGACCGCAACTATGGGCTGCGAACCTTCCTGTTTTGCACACCCTTCACGCCGGACGGGCGTGCTCACGGCGAACTGCCGGAGCAGCATAAGCGCAAGACATTGCTGAGCACGGCCCACGCCTTCCCCTACATCAAGACCCGAATCCGTGTTTGCCACCGGGAGGAG ACGGTGCTGACCCCGGTGGAGGTGGCCATCGAGGACATGCAAAAGAAGACTCGGGAGCTGGCCTTCGCCACTGAGCAGGACCCTCCTGATGCCAAGATGCTGCAGATGGTGCTGCAGGGCTCTGTGGGGCCCACTGTGAACCAG GGACCTCTGGAGGTAGCCCAGGTGTTTCTGGCTGAGATCCCAGAAGACCCCAAGCTCTTTAGGCATCACAACAAGCTGCGGCTCTGTTTCAAAGACTTCTGCAAAAA GTGTGAGGATGCGCTGAGGAAGAACAAAGCCCTGATTGGGCCGGACCAGAAGGAGTACCATCGGGAATTGGAGCGCAACTATTCCCGCCTGCGGGAGGCTCTGCAGCCTTTGCTCACCCAGCGCCTGCCCCAGCTGCTGGCACCAAACACAGCCGGCCTCAG gaaCTCCTTGAACAGAGCAAGTTTCCGGAAGACTGACCTTTGA